Proteins from one Sarcophilus harrisii chromosome 2, mSarHar1.11, whole genome shotgun sequence genomic window:
- the POMK gene encoding protein O-mannose kinase, whose amino-acid sequence MEDNNMEKKSQESTRGPSQREIPLPPAALLLLVMVLMNILLYLYLDHVFVSPPPSGLDSNRCPFGTFRMGQMKNCSPWLSCESLRTEVRRLKRVGEGAVKRVFLSEWKEQKVAFSQLTTPEMKEDFLHGLKMLKSLQSEHVVLLVGYCEDDGTLLTEYHPLGTLKNLEETLNLPRYQSLNTWHHRLKLAINYVKIIHYLHTSPVGTLVMCDSSDLDKMLSQYLLTSSFNIVANDLDALPVVNKGNGTLIKCGHRELLGEFVAPEQLWPYGEEVPFEDGRMPPYDEKTDIWKIPDVSSFLLGHVEGSDVVRFHLFEIHQACKKKNPEERPSAQEVLDTYQKVLNSLRDTVLPGVREML is encoded by the exons ATGGAAGATAACAACATGGAAAAGAAATCACAGGAGAGTACAAGAGGTCCTTCCCAGAGAGAAATCCCACTCCCACCAGCtgcgctgctgctgctggtgaTGGTCCTTATGAACATCCTCCTCTATCTCTACCTTGATCATGTTTTTGTTTCTCCTCCACCCTCTGGCTTGGACTCCAACCGATGTCCCTTTGGTACCTTCCGAATGGGACAGATGAAAAATTGCTCCCCTTGGCTCTCTTGTGAATCCCTGAGAACAGAAGTCAGAAGGCTGAAACGTGTTGGGGAAGGAGCAGTGAAAAGG GTCTTTCTTTCTGAATGGAAGGAACAGAAAGTTGCCTTTTCCCAGCTCACCACCCCAGAGATGAAAGAAGATTTCCTCCATGGGCTGAAGATGCTGAAATCCTTACAAAGCGAGCATGTGGTCCTGCTGGTTGGCTATTGTGAAGACGACGGCACTCTTCTTACTGAATACCATCCCTTGGGTACTTTGAAGAACCTGGAAGAAACACTAAACCTCCCCAGATATCAAAGCCTGAACACCTGGCATCACAGGTTGAAACTGGCAATCAACTACGTGAAGATCATTCACTATTTGCACACCAGCCCTGTGGGCACTTTGGTGATGTGTGACTCCAGTGACTTAGACAAAATGCTTTCGCAGTACTTGCTGACAAGCAGTTTTAATATAGTAGCAAATGATCTGGATGCTCTGCCCGTTGTCAACAAGGGCAATGGGACCTTGATCAAATGTGGCCATAGGGAGCTTCTGGGGGAATTTGTGGCCCCAGAGCAACTGTGGCCTTATGGAGAGGAAGTGCCGTTCGAAGACGGCCGTATGCCGCCGTACGATGAAAAGACAGACATCTGGAAAATACCCGATGTCTCCAGTTTTCTTTTGGGGCACGTGGAAGGGAGTGATGTGGtcagattccatttgtttgagATCCACCAGGCGTGTAAGAAGAAGAATCCTGAGGAAAGGCCTTCAGCCCAGGAGGTCCTAGACACCTACCAAAAGGTTTTAAATTCTCTTAGAGACACAGTCTTGCCTGGGGTAAGAGAAATGTTGTGA